A genomic stretch from Pempheris klunzingeri isolate RE-2024b chromosome 23, fPemKlu1.hap1, whole genome shotgun sequence includes:
- the LOC139222706 gene encoding doublesex- and mab-3-related transcription factor A1-like, with protein MDSRIRPLGLAGPAANPLGGLQVPPSLLRPPPLFLRACNPALERGYPRTPKCARCRNHGVVSALKGHKRFCRWRDCVCAKCTLIAERQRVMAAQVALRRQQAQEESEARELRLLYPGSGIGGETGIPQGSPSGPGVPTTVSSTPATPGFDVFGEENQKDDGKLSKYNFYNGFMGRPLFAPHPARLPSPSDKRDLSPSKDNTASSTEDSTSPSPVFDHTVSPQRSLSSSDPESGSESEKPREYPSLDRDPTDIMAKIFPHQKRDTLESMVRTCKGDIVRSIELVLSSKENKTDSDGLSIHPHAPRSSAGLPGALGAMGSKSAFSPLHVPPTAAGGDGLYGLGPRLGVSPLRLAYSSANGGVAGFMSPYMTSGLMPVFPLRPPLDSYSFPGMIRDLSYLQSKESLCSSLQLFTHDLTVKNDK; from the exons ATGGACAGCAGGATCAGACCGCTTGGCCTGGCCGGGCCCGCCGCCAACCCGCTCGGTGGCTTGCAGGTGCCCCCTTCCCTCCTGCGCCCTCCGCCTCTCTTCCTCCGGGCTTGCAACCCCGCGCTGGAGAGGGGATACCCCCGCACCCCGAAGTGCGCCAGATGCAGGAACCACGGCGTGGTCTCCGCGCTCAAAGGCCACAAGCGCTTCTGTCGCTGGAGAGACTGCGTGTGCGCCAAATGCACCCTGATAGCGGAGAGGCAGCGGGTGATGGCCGCGCAGGTGGCGCTGAGGAGGCAGCAGGCTCAAGAGGAGAGCGAGGCCCGGGAGCTGAGGCTCCTGTACCCCGGCTCGGGGATCGGTGGGGAAACAGGGATCCCTCAGGGCTCACCCTCGGGCCCCGGGGTGCCAACAACTGTCAGCAGCACCCCAGCAACTCCaggttttgatgtttttggaGAAGAGAACCAAAAAGATG ACGGCAAATTGAGCAAGTACAACTTTTATAACGGATTCATGGGTCGCCCCCTCTTTGCACCCCACCCCGCACGGCTGCCATCTCCCAGTGACAAGAGGGATCTGTCTCCCAGCAAGGACAACACAGCTTCATCCACCGAGGACAGCACCAGTCCCTCCCCGGTGTTTGACCACACTGTGAGCCCGCAGAGGTCGCTTTCCTCCTCGGATCCGGAGTCAGGCAGCGAGTCTGAGAAGCCCAGGGAGTACCCGAGCCTGGACCGGGACCCCACCGACATCATGGCCAAGATCTTCCCCCATCAGAAGCGGGACACCCTGGAGTCGATGGTGAGAACGTGCAAAGGCGACATTGTCAGATCCATCGAGCTGGTGTTGAGCtccaaagagaacaaaacagactCTGATGGCCTGTCCATTCACCCACACGCGCCCAGGTCCTCTGCAGGACTGCCCGGAGCTCTCGGGGCTATGGGGAGCAAGTCCGCCTTCTCCCCGCTCCATGTGCCACCCACGGCCGCCGGGGGAGACGGCCTGTACGGGCTCGGCCCCCGGCTCGGTGTCAGCCCCCTACGGCTGGCCTACTCCTCTGCAAACGGCGGCGTGGCAGGTTTTATGTCACCATACATGACATCCGGACTGATGCCAGTGTTTCCACTGCGTCCGCCCCTGGACTCATACTCCTTCCCGGGCATGATCCGAGACCTGTCCTACCTCCAGAGCAAAGAGTCACTGTGCAGCAGCCTACAGCTCTTTACGCACGACCTAACGGTGAAAAATGACAAGTGA